Proteins from a genomic interval of Rhinoraja longicauda isolate Sanriku21f chromosome 16, sRhiLon1.1, whole genome shotgun sequence:
- the inaa gene encoding internexin neuronal intermediate filament protein, alpha a, with the protein MSLGSDMYVSSSSYRRVFGDGPRSGSRYPGYSASPARSSVSLRSQSVPRGHYRSPTALEMLPAAAGLGDEFRLTRTSEKEQLQGLNDRFAVYIDKVRWLEQQNRGLETELASLRQRSAEPPRLAELYEQEVRELRSRADELNSGRCQALLERDSLELELQQTLQRLDEEQRQRGQAEAEARALRRDVDGATLARLELEKRAEAMLEELAFVNKLHGEEVQELRALLHAAQQPAEVDAMPARPELTTALRDIRAEYESLAARNTQSADDWYKNKFADMTEAAAKNSEALRANREELSEYRRQLQSRTIEAEAVRGTNQSLERQLQEMEERHSAEVAGYQDTIGQVEDELRNTKAEMARHLREYQDLLNVKMALDIEIAAYRKLLEGEETRLNTNITSFSLTSMPSLLPPVQPRFTTTAKTTPSSSSSSSTTIGASKSKQEVGVKTLEKSSKPKAEAYEEIIEETIVSTKKLEREEQTTSGHKAAKNSPPKVTVP; encoded by the exons ATGAGTCTGGGCTCCGACATGTACGTGTCTTCCTCCTCCTACCGCCGCGTGTTCGGCGATGGCCCCCGCTCCGGGTCCCGCTACCCCGGCTACTCGGCCTCGCCTGCCCGCAGCTCCGTCTCCCTGCGCTCGCAGTCGGTGCCCCGCGGTCATTACCGTTCGCCCACCGCCCTGGAGATGCTGCCGGCGGCCGCGGGGCTGGGGGACGAGTTCCGCCTGACCCGCACCAGCGAGAAGGAGCAGCTGCAGGGCCTCAACGACCGCTTCGCCGTCTACATCGACAAGGTGCGCTGGTTGGAGCAGCAGAACCGCGGCTTGGAGACCGAGCTGGCGTCGCTGAGGCAGCGCTCCGCAGAGCCGCCCCGCCTGGCAGAGCTGTACGAGCAGGAGGTGCGGGAGCTGCGGTCCCGGGCAGACGAGCTGAACTCTGGCCGCTGCCAGGCGCTGCTGGAGCGGGACAGCCTGGAGTTGGAGCTGCAGCAGACTCTCCAGCGGCTGGACGAGGAGCAGAGGCAGCGAGGCCAGGCCGAGGCGGAGGCAAGGGCTCTCCGCCGGGATGTGGACGGGGCCACGCTGGCCCGCCTGGAGCTGGAGAAGAGGGCGGAGGCGATGCTGGAGGAGCTGGCCTTCGTGAACAAGCTGCACGGCGAGGAGGTGCAGGAGTTGAGGGCTTTGCTCCACGCCGCGCAGCAGCCGGCCGAGGTGGACGCCATGCCGGCCCGCCCAGAGCTCACCACCGCCCTGCGTGACATCCGCGCCGAGTACGAGAGTCTGGCGGCTCGCAACACGCAGTCGGCCGACGACTGGTACAAGAACAAGTTCGCAGACATGACCGAGGCGGCGGCCAAGAACAGCGAGGCGTTGCGGGCCAACCGGGAGGAGCTGAGCGAGTACCGGCGGCAGCTGCAGTCCCGCACCATCGAGGCGGAGGCGGTGAGGGGCACCAACCAGTCTCTGGAGCGGCAGCTGCAGGAGATGGAGGAGCGCCACAGCGCAGAGGTCGCCGGCTACCAG GATACAATCGGCCAGGTGGAGGATGAACTGAGGAACACCAAGGCTGAGATGGCCCGTCACCTCCGGGAGTACCAAGATCTCCTCAACGTGAAAATGGCCCTGGACATAGAGATTGCTGCCTACAG GAAACTTCTGGAGGGAGAGGAGACCAGACTCAACACCAACATCACCAGCTTCTCACTCACCAGCATGCCAAGCCTCTTGCCTCccgtccagccacggttcaccacCACTGCCAAGACCaccccttcctcttcctcctcctcctccaccaccattgGTGCCTCCAAGAGCAAACAGGAAGTGGGGGTCAAAACACTGGAGAAATCTTCCAAACCAAAAGCAGAGGCTTATGAGGAAATCATTGAAGAGACCATTGTGTCCACCAAGAAGTTGGAGAGGGAGGAGCAGACCACAAGTGGTCATAAGGCGGCGAAGAATAGTCCCCCAAAGGTCACGGTGCCTTGA